The proteins below are encoded in one region of Acidimicrobiales bacterium:
- a CDS encoding Mrp/NBP35 family ATP-binding protein — protein sequence MQTGEILMAEQHQPNEQRMAGPAGRVNQFMTPGSRTRVLAVSSGKGGVGKSSVTVNLAVSLAAMGHGVGILDADVYGYSVPRMLGLTERPAIENEQIIPPVAYGVTCVSMGFFVGEDQPVMWRGPMLHKALEQFLVDVAWGEPDYLLVDMPPGTGDVALSMAQYLPRCEFLVVTTPQSAAQRVAQKTAYMARKLKLPLRGVIENMSWFTGDDGKRYELFGAGGGQELADGLEVPLLGRIPLVPAVREGGDQGAPVTATDPSGEASKAFSAVAERVAEMGPARIYRSELKIR from the coding sequence CCAACGAGCAGCGGATGGCGGGGCCCGCCGGGCGGGTCAACCAGTTCATGACGCCCGGATCCCGGACCCGGGTGCTGGCCGTCTCCTCGGGGAAAGGCGGCGTGGGGAAGTCCTCGGTGACGGTCAACCTGGCCGTCAGCCTCGCCGCCATGGGCCACGGCGTCGGGATCCTGGACGCCGACGTGTACGGGTACTCGGTGCCGCGGATGCTGGGCCTGACCGAGCGCCCGGCGATAGAGAACGAGCAGATCATCCCTCCGGTCGCCTACGGGGTGACCTGCGTGTCGATGGGGTTCTTCGTCGGTGAGGACCAGCCGGTCATGTGGCGGGGACCGATGCTGCACAAGGCGTTGGAGCAGTTCCTGGTCGACGTGGCCTGGGGGGAGCCCGACTACCTCCTCGTGGACATGCCGCCAGGCACGGGGGACGTGGCCCTCTCGATGGCGCAGTACCTGCCCCGCTGCGAGTTCCTCGTCGTGACCACTCCCCAGTCGGCGGCCCAGCGGGTGGCGCAGAAGACCGCGTACATGGCGCGCAAGCTCAAGCTGCCGCTGCGCGGGGTCATCGAGAACATGTCCTGGTTCACCGGTGACGACGGGAAGCGCTACGAGCTGTTCGGTGCCGGCGGCGGTCAGGAGCTGGCCGACGGCCTCGAGGTCCCCCTGCTCGGCCGGATCCCGCTGGTGCCGGCGGTGCGCGAGGGCGGGGACCAGGGTGCGCCGGTGACGGCCACGGACCCCTCCGGCGAGGCGTCGAAGGCCTTTTCGGCCGTAGCCGAGAGGGTGGCGGAGATGGGACCGGCCCGCATCTACCGCTCCGAGCTCAAGATCCGCTGA